One region of Alosa alosa isolate M-15738 ecotype Scorff River chromosome 1, AALO_Geno_1.1, whole genome shotgun sequence genomic DNA includes:
- the vwa10.2 gene encoding von Willebrand factor A domain-containing protein 7 has protein sequence MVSEMTTHASLLWAVLLIPPLTETFKPLLSPGGGSLTHRDITQRAIFRKTGQVCRAMATAQGQNFTLATDDKLTAYTLQRACFSGGSSFLSALAFQTVVTKMYLSNAAVDVLLALSAPHHFDDETFVEGQEVVAQASAAVKAAVKHGSFISARISLGAACHTLQDFYSHSNWIEMGNRVPFSQLIRPDMPLDNLAGPDRATCRNCTGGNCTNNILPDVLQEKILTSGYFSLFSSAKPAGKCSHGGSFDRTSGQDPVGGINKDDTSESHGHLHLQAAEVAINATMELLEDIRLATSDKDFLRLVGMSQSSLLSFVIDTTGSMADDIAEAKRVSFSVIDLKRGTQEEPSEYILVAFNDPGFGPLIRTSDADVFKQEINKLNAAGGGDIPEMCLSGLLLALTAAPPSSDIFVFTDAPAKDAELKTTVTALIESTKSKVTFMLTGTSSSARRRRSGSPVSRALSDADAQLYRDLAQASGGQAIEVSKSSLPNATVVIEDTSTSALVTLLQAVRTPVRAENFSFLLDETVSNVTVYITGSSSPAFTLNSPTGESQNHGVPEGPLGTIQRVGNLQRVQLNAHNRTGLWDITINSTAKFTVKVTGQSSINFLFNFVEAFGGAHGDFSLKQSRPSIGKNATLLMSVTGSDSLKVTELALVPVSGSGVVNGTVEAIGGGDFLVTIEELPAGDFTVHLKGETSGVSRSSPTLFQRQSSTQLRASSVAVTASVNSTLEPGATITVPFIVETNTTAGSYIIRARNDRGFSSSSPSSLTLEVGGRAEGTVTLTAPSDTLSGTDVTLTIEAEAPGAIDSNYVVVSFVVASKVTDFTRPVCQIVGITANCPQDCSQATWQLSASLSDGNGTGIASVTVQEGNGTLSTNSSGVGITAALYSASCCSQAVELVMVDNVGNAAICSASIRNPSSPMTAQPMTTTANATANATATPVSTTSSAQICSNLSLWLWVIVVLPLLYPQA, from the exons ATGGTCTCTGAGATGACCACCCATGCGTCTCTGCTCTGGGCAGTGCTGCTCATCCCCCCGCTCACCGAAACCTTCAAGCCGCTTCTCTCCCCAGGGGGCGGCTCACTTACACACCGGGACATCACCCAGAGGGCCATCTTCCGCAAGACTGGCCAAGTGTGCCGCGCAATGGCCACTGCCCAGGGTCAGAACTTTACCTTGGCT ACTGATGACAAGCTGACGGCATACACCCTGCAGCGGGCGTGTTTCTCAGGGGGGTCATCTTTCCTGTCGGCCCTGGCCTTCCAGACCGTTGTGACTAAGATGTACCTGAGCAACGCGGCTGTGGACGTTCTCTTGGCTCTGAGCGCTCCGCACCACTTTGACGACGAGACGTTCGTGGAAGGGCAAGAGGTGGTTGCCCAGGCGTCCGCCGCAGTCAAGGCTGCCGTGAAGCACGGGAGCTTCATCTCCGCCAGAATCAGCCTGGGCGCTGCCTGTCACacactgcag GACTTCTACAGCCACAGTAATTGGATAGAGATGGGGAACAGGGTACCATTCTCCCAACTAATCAGACCAGACATGCCTTTGGATAatttggcag GCCCTGACCGAGCCACCTGCAGGAACTGCACGGGAGGAAACTGTACGAATAACATCCTGCCTGACGTCCTGCAGGAGAAGATACTCACGTCAGGCTACTTCAGTCTCTTCTCTTCAGCCAAGCCAGCAG GCAAGTGCAGCCATGGTGGTTCCTTTGACCGGACCAGTGGTCAGGACCCAGTTGGTGGCATCAACAAGGACGACACCTCGGAGAGCCACGGGCATCTGCACCTGCAAGCTGCAGAGGTGGCCATAAACGCCACCATGGAGCTGCTGGAGGACATCCGACTGGCCACCAGCGACAAAGACTTCCTGCG gTTAGTGGGTATGTCTCAGTCGTCTTTGCTCTCCTTTGTGATTGACACCACAGGCAGCATGGCAGATGACATTGCCGAGGCAAAGCGCGTCTCATTCTCTGTCATCGACCTCAAACGGGGCACCCAGGAGGAGCCATCGGAGTACATCCTAGTCGCCTTTAATGACCCAG GCTTTGGTCCACTCATCAGGACAAGCGATGCAGATGTTTTCAAACAGGAGATTAACAAGCTCAATGCTGCAGGTGGAGGGGATATCCCTGAAATGTGTTTATCAGGACTTCTG CTGGCGCTAACTGCCGCTCCCCCTTCCTCGGACATCTTTGTGTTCACTGATGCTCCGGCCAAAGATGCGGAGCTGAAGACCACCGTGACTGCGCTGATCGAGAGCACCAAGTCCAAG GTCACCTTCATGCTGACTGGCACCTCGAGCTCAGCACGTCGCCGCCGCTCTGGGAGCCCCGTCTCCAGGGCTCTCTCCGATGCGGACGCTCAACTGTACCGGGACCTGGCGCAAGCTTCAGGGGGCCAGGCCATAGAGGTGTCCAAGTCCTCACTGCCGAACGCCACCGTGGTCATAGAGGACACCTCCACCTCAGCTCTG GTGACTTTGCTCCAGGCAGTCAGGACCCCAGTGAGGGCGGAGAACTTCTCCTTCCTCCTGGATGAGACGGTGTCCAATGTGACTGTGTACATCACAGGGTCCTCCTCACCTGCGTTTACTCTGAACAGTCCCACAG GTGAGTCACAGAACCATGGGGTGCCAGAGGGACCCCTGGGTACGATTCAGAGGGTGGGAAACCTACAGCGTGTACAACTGAATGCCCACAACCGCACAGGATTGTGGGACATCACCATCAACTCCACAGCAAAATTCACTGTCAAAGTCACAG GTCAAAGTTCCATCAACTTCCTGTTTAATTTTGTGGAGGCTTTTGGTGGTGCACATGGAGATTTTAGCCTAAAACAGAGTCGTCCATCCATTG GTAAGAACGCAACCCTGCTGATGTCTGTGACTGGCAGTGATTCGTTGAAAGTGACTGAGTTGGCTCTGGTGCCTGTGTCTGGATCCGGGGTTGTAAATGGAACCGTGGAGGCTATAGGAGGTGGGGACTTCCTGGTGACGATAGAGGAACTGCCAGCGGGGGACTTCACCGTCCATCTGAAGGGGGAGACCAGCGGAGTCTCACgctcctctcccaccctcttCCAGAGGCAGTCGTCCACTCAGCTCAGGGCCTCCAGCGTGGCCGTGACG GCCTCAGTTAACAGCACTCTGGAACCTGGAGCGACCATTACTGTGCCCTTCATCGTGGAAACCAACACCACGGCAGGCAGCTACATCATCCGAGCGAGAAATGATCGTGGGTTCAGCTCATCTTCCCCCAGCAGCCTGACGCTGGAGGTCGGAGGTCGTGCTGAGGGCACAGTGACCCTCACCGCTCCGTCAGACACACTCTCAGGCACCGACGTCACACTGACCATCGAGGCCGAGGCCCCTGGGGCCATCGACTCCAACTATGTTGTCGTGAGCTTCGTCGTTGCCTCTAAG GTGACTGACTTCACCCGTCCTGTGTGTCAAATAGTCGGCATCACTGCCAACTGTCCACAGGACTGCAGCCAGGCAACGTGGCAGCTCTCCGCCAGCCTGAGCGACGGCAACGGCACGGGCATCGCTTCTGTGACTGTCCAAGAGGGCAATGGAACACTCAGCACCAACTCCTCTGGGGTGGGCATCACCGCTGCACTCTACAGCGCCTCCTGCTGCTCTCAGGCGGTGGAGCTGGTCATGGTGGATAACGTTGGCAATGCTGCCATTTGCTCCGCCTCCATTAGAAATCCCTCCTCTCCCATGACCGCTCAGCCAATGACCACCACAGCCAACGCCACAGCCAACGCCACAGCAACGCCGGTATCCACAACCTCCAGTGCGCAGATCTGCAGTAACCTCTCCCTCTGGCTGTGGGTCATAGTGGTGTTGCCGTTGCTTTATCCCCAGGCTTAA